A region of Allocoleopsis franciscana PCC 7113 DNA encodes the following proteins:
- a CDS encoding heavy metal-responsive transcriptional regulator, which produces MGHSDAAQSVHHQLKIGEVANLTGMSVKTIRYYEEIGLLEPTTTRAESGYRLFNSQVLNRLAFIKRSQSLGLSLSEIRDILGVHDSGELPCGAVKQHLLLKVEAITEQIEALEILKSELLGLLSGWQEQPPSDRIAQTICPNIQEPISD; this is translated from the coding sequence ATAGGGCACAGCGATGCGGCACAGAGTGTCCATCATCAACTTAAGATTGGCGAAGTTGCCAATCTGACAGGCATGTCGGTTAAGACAATTCGCTACTATGAGGAGATTGGTCTGCTCGAACCGACAACAACTCGTGCGGAATCTGGCTACCGTCTGTTTAACAGCCAAGTCCTCAATCGACTCGCATTTATTAAGCGATCGCAATCTTTAGGACTCAGCCTTAGTGAGATTCGCGACATCCTAGGAGTCCACGATTCCGGTGAATTGCCTTGTGGGGCAGTAAAGCAACATTTACTGCTCAAAGTAGAGGCGATTACGGAGCAAATCGAAGCCTTAGAAATTCTCAAATCGGAACTGTTGGGTTTACTTTCTGGCTGGCAAGAACAACCCCCCAGCGATCGGATTGCCCAGACAATTTGCCCCAACATTCAAGAACCTATAAGTGATTGA
- a CDS encoding tetratricopeptide repeat protein has product MALAREIKDQQSEGKALGNLGLAYLSLGDYAKAIEYTQQWLAIARQINDSAFLH; this is encoded by the coding sequence TTGGCGCTGGCACGGGAGATTAAAGACCAACAAAGTGAGGGGAAAGCTCTGGGCAATCTGGGTCTTGCTTACCTTTCCCTGGGAGACTATGCCAAGGCGATTGAGTACACTCAGCAGTGGTTAGCGATCGCACGGCAAATTAACGACTCTGCCTTCTTGCACTAG
- the ald gene encoding alanine dehydrogenase yields MEIGVPRETKDQEFRVGLSPSSVRVLSEAGHRVFVEQGAGVGAGFTDEDYEQAGASIVSQAAEAWNRELVVKVKEPLKPEYQFLQKGQLLFTYLHLAADRSLTEHLIDCGVSAIAYETVELPDGKLPLLTPMSIIAGRLAVQFGARYLERQQGGRGVLLGGIPGVRPGKVVIIGGGVVGTEAARIAVGMGAQVQIFDVNVDRLAYLETLFGSRVELLYSNSASIDEMVPEADLLIGAVLVPGRRAPILVHRSLVQKMHPGSVIVDVAVDQGGCIETLRPTSHSNPTYIEEGVVHFGVPNMPGAVPWTATQALNNSTLPYVLKLANHGLGALKLDSALGKGLNIQNYQLVHPAVQQVFPDLVG; encoded by the coding sequence ATGGAAATAGGTGTCCCTAGAGAAACGAAAGACCAAGAATTTCGTGTCGGTTTAAGTCCCAGTAGCGTCCGGGTACTGAGCGAAGCTGGCCATAGGGTCTTTGTGGAGCAGGGTGCAGGGGTTGGTGCGGGTTTCACGGATGAAGACTACGAACAGGCAGGAGCCAGCATTGTCTCGCAGGCCGCTGAAGCTTGGAATCGGGAACTGGTGGTCAAGGTCAAGGAACCACTGAAGCCAGAGTACCAGTTTCTGCAAAAAGGACAGCTGCTGTTTACATATCTACACTTAGCAGCGGATCGCTCTCTAACAGAGCACTTGATTGATTGTGGAGTGAGTGCGATCGCCTATGAAACGGTCGAACTTCCCGATGGGAAACTGCCCTTACTCACGCCCATGAGCATCATTGCAGGTCGCCTTGCCGTGCAATTTGGAGCCAGGTATCTAGAGCGCCAACAGGGAGGACGGGGTGTTCTTTTGGGTGGGATTCCCGGCGTTAGACCCGGTAAAGTGGTGATTATCGGTGGTGGTGTTGTCGGCACAGAAGCGGCTCGAATTGCCGTGGGGATGGGTGCCCAAGTGCAAATTTTTGATGTGAATGTAGATCGCTTAGCTTATCTAGAAACCTTGTTCGGTTCCAGAGTTGAGCTGCTCTATAGTAATTCTGCGTCTATTGATGAAATGGTTCCAGAGGCCGATTTACTCATCGGTGCGGTTTTAGTCCCAGGGCGTCGGGCACCCATTTTGGTGCATCGGAGTCTAGTGCAAAAGATGCATCCGGGTTCGGTGATTGTTGATGTTGCCGTCGATCAAGGCGGCTGCATTGAGACATTACGACCCACCTCTCACAGCAATCCCACTTATATCGAGGAGGGGGTTGTCCACTTTGGTGTTCCTAATATGCCGGGAGCTGTACCTTGGACAGCAACACAGGCACTGAATAATAGTACACTTCCCTACGTCCTGAAGCTGGCGAATCACGGATTAGGCGCTCTAAAACTCGACTCTGCATTGGGTAAAGGTCTGAATATCCAGAACTATCAGCTCGTTCACCCAGCCGTGCAGCAGGTGTTTCCAGATTTAGTCGGGTAA
- a CDS encoding CHAT domain-containing protein has product MPGEKPQQLDPLPGAEQEAKAIAPLLNTKAIIGKDATKSAIEQLMPKARIIHLATHGLLDDVRGIGSAIAFIIEKNLYES; this is encoded by the coding sequence GTGCCTGGAGAGAAGCCTCAACAGCTAGACCCGCTTCCAGGTGCTGAACAGGAGGCAAAAGCGATCGCACCCCTCCTTAACACAAAAGCCATCATCGGCAAAGATGCTACTAAGTCAGCGATTGAGCAACTGATGCCTAAAGCGCGAATCATTCATCTAGCAACGCATGGCTTATTGGATGATGTGCGAGGAATTGGAAGTGCGATCGCATTCATAATTGAGAAAAATCTTTATGAGTCTTAA
- a CDS encoding alpha/beta fold hydrolase, translating to MVPLRQTLSLPDIQISYLEWNQGNVPLLLLHGLADHALVWSSLGDYLSEHYHIVAPDMRGHGESSKPDRGYTFTDAIADLEALMEHLGWSDAHVLGHSWTGKVALIWARQHPQRLRSMILVDPIFVWKMPSVMKVTFPLLYRVLPFLQGMGPFASYEQALNQARQLNLYQGWSSLQQQVFQAGIEQKPDGGWGSKFTIPARDQIFEDVMRVAGLTDSIDIPTLFIQPETGVNRKNWQLKPYKTYLKNLQLCQVPGNHWPFLLKPEAFNQTVQAFLQKQREHNSTSETLCDV from the coding sequence ATGGTACCTCTACGTCAAACCTTATCCTTGCCGGATATCCAAATTTCTTACCTAGAGTGGAACCAGGGAAATGTTCCCTTATTGTTGTTGCATGGTTTAGCAGACCACGCCCTCGTTTGGTCAAGCTTGGGAGATTACCTATCTGAGCATTACCATATTGTTGCACCCGATATGCGCGGTCATGGCGAAAGTAGCAAGCCGGATAGGGGTTATACCTTTACCGATGCGATCGCAGATTTAGAAGCCTTAATGGAACACCTGGGGTGGTCTGATGCTCATGTTCTAGGTCACTCTTGGACTGGCAAAGTCGCACTGATCTGGGCACGACAACATCCACAGCGTTTGCGAAGTATGATTCTAGTCGATCCGATTTTTGTCTGGAAAATGCCCAGCGTAATGAAGGTTACTTTTCCCCTACTGTACCGTGTATTGCCGTTTCTCCAGGGCATGGGACCATTTGCGAGTTATGAGCAAGCCTTAAATCAAGCACGTCAGTTAAATTTATATCAGGGATGGAGTTCCTTGCAACAGCAAGTTTTCCAAGCCGGCATTGAACAAAAACCGGATGGTGGTTGGGGCAGCAAGTTTACGATCCCAGCCCGGGATCAAATTTTTGAGGACGTAATGCGGGTTGCAGGGTTGACTGACTCAATTGATATTCCCACCCTGTTTATCCAACCCGAAACAGGGGTGAACCGCAAAAATTGGCAACTCAAACCCTACAAAACTTACTTAAAAAATTTACAACTTTGCCAAGTTCCTGGTAATCATTGGCCGTTTTTGTTAAAGCCTGAAGCCTTTAATCAAACGGTTCAAGCTTTTTTACAAAAGCAGAGAGAGCATAACTCTACCTCGGAAACCCTTTGTGATGTTTAA
- a CDS encoding 4Fe-4S single cluster domain-containing protein, with the protein MKNPTNVRPPELEEIPPGYLNIMGYVDESEVNGPGCRAVVWVQGCKRECPGCFNPESWSFEINKLIEIKELASQILSNSRNQGVTFSGGEPFWQAPALTQLAQRLKTAGFNVMSFTGFTLEELRSERAPLGASELLEQLDILVDGPYVESLAINSPDSLVSSRNQRVHVFNPALKDKLNWASDQMEIHILKDGSRIITGFRGQNGLSES; encoded by the coding sequence ATGAAAAACCCAACTAACGTTCGACCCCCAGAACTAGAAGAAATTCCCCCTGGATATCTGAATATCATGGGCTACGTGGACGAATCAGAAGTCAATGGCCCTGGCTGCCGCGCCGTAGTTTGGGTACAGGGGTGTAAGCGAGAGTGTCCCGGATGTTTCAACCCGGAATCGTGGTCGTTTGAGATTAACAAACTAATAGAAATTAAAGAGCTAGCCAGTCAAATTTTGAGCAATTCTCGCAACCAGGGCGTAACCTTTTCGGGAGGGGAACCGTTTTGGCAAGCACCAGCGCTTACTCAGTTAGCCCAGCGCTTAAAAACTGCTGGATTTAACGTCATGTCTTTTACAGGATTTACCTTAGAAGAACTGCGTTCTGAACGAGCGCCCCTTGGCGCTTCCGAGTTGCTTGAACAGTTAGACATCCTAGTCGATGGTCCCTACGTGGAATCCTTAGCCATCAATTCCCCAGATTCCCTCGTGTCGTCCCGCAATCAACGGGTTCATGTGTTCAATCCCGCCTTGAAAGACAAACTGAACTGGGCAAGTGATCAGATGGAAATACACATCCTGAAAGATGGTAGCCGCATTATCACGGGTTTTCGAGGTCAGAATGGTTTGAGTGAAAGCTGA
- a CDS encoding putative bifunctional diguanylate cyclase/phosphodiesterase, giving the protein MYKILVIEDERSIRINLLKLLSAEGFQAIGAENGSRGVQLARSEQPDLIICDILMPILDGYGVLKVLQQDPTTASIPFIFLTAKADRADWRQAMTLGADDYLTKPFTRAELLEAIATRLQKKASLAQRHTLELEQTQAQLDYLLRYNHLTNLPNQLLLEERFNQLLAQGNTRKRKIPLLSIGFEQLKRLHNTLGPTSGDLLVKAIAERLQNCISPLDTIAHLGAAQFVILLTSNTHRGEVAKIAETLIEAFSSPLLVGTHELFLRARIGIAFFGRDGRDIDTLIKHASAAREEAQKLGNTAYQFYIASIGTQSQEELLLELELRQALERQEFQVYYQPKVNLRTGEVEGAEALVRWLHPERGFISPSEFIPLAEKTGFIIPLGEWILKTACVQAQGWQTAGLPPIRIAVNLSGHQFSQPHLGELIVEILRETGLDPRYLELELTESTVMENPDVAIATLSELKSLGIQISIDDFGTGYSSLSYLGQLPFDILKIDRSFVSSLTQDAKNAAITTAILQMAQSLNLKVVAEGVETEAELAFFYGHQCDQIQGYWFSPPLSAPAFEEVLSGSKRLPLSSS; this is encoded by the coding sequence ATGTATAAAATTCTCGTAATTGAAGACGAGCGATCCATTCGGATTAATCTACTTAAACTCCTGAGTGCGGAAGGGTTCCAGGCCATCGGTGCAGAGAATGGTAGCCGTGGAGTGCAGCTAGCGCGTAGTGAGCAGCCTGATTTGATTATTTGCGACATTCTCATGCCCATTCTGGATGGTTACGGTGTCTTGAAGGTGTTGCAACAAGACCCAACCACCGCGAGCATACCCTTCATTTTTCTTACCGCCAAAGCGGATCGCGCCGATTGGCGTCAGGCCATGACTTTAGGGGCAGATGATTACCTCACCAAGCCATTTACCAGGGCTGAACTCCTAGAAGCGATTGCCACTCGACTGCAAAAAAAGGCTTCTTTGGCTCAGCGACATACTCTTGAACTGGAGCAGACACAAGCTCAACTGGACTACCTGCTGCGTTATAACCATTTGACTAACCTGCCCAATCAACTGTTATTGGAAGAGCGGTTTAATCAGTTACTCGCTCAAGGGAATACCCGCAAGCGCAAGATTCCCCTGCTCTCCATTGGTTTTGAGCAACTCAAACGGCTGCACAATACCCTTGGGCCCACCAGTGGGGACTTGTTAGTCAAAGCCATTGCAGAACGTCTTCAGAATTGCATCAGTCCACTGGATACTATTGCTCATTTAGGTGCGGCTCAATTTGTAATTCTGCTGACCTCAAATACTCATCGCGGTGAGGTGGCAAAGATAGCGGAAACTCTGATTGAGGCTTTTTCCTCTCCCTTGCTTGTGGGTACTCATGAACTTTTTCTCAGGGCTAGGATTGGGATTGCTTTCTTTGGTCGCGATGGGCGCGATATTGATACCTTAATCAAACATGCCAGTGCAGCGAGAGAAGAAGCCCAGAAGCTGGGAAACACAGCTTATCAGTTTTACATCGCCTCAATCGGGACTCAATCTCAAGAAGAACTCTTACTAGAACTTGAGCTGCGTCAAGCTTTGGAACGCCAAGAATTTCAAGTTTACTATCAGCCCAAGGTGAATTTGCGAACCGGAGAAGTTGAAGGGGCAGAAGCCTTGGTGCGTTGGCTTCATCCAGAGCGAGGCTTTATCTCGCCGTCTGAATTTATTCCTTTGGCAGAGAAGACGGGTTTCATTATCCCATTGGGAGAGTGGATTCTCAAGACCGCTTGTGTCCAAGCTCAAGGCTGGCAAACCGCTGGCTTACCCCCGATTCGGATCGCGGTGAATTTATCCGGACATCAGTTTAGTCAACCCCACCTAGGTGAGTTAATCGTTGAGATTCTTAGAGAAACTGGACTTGATCCCAGGTATTTAGAGTTAGAACTCACGGAAAGTACGGTCATGGAAAATCCTGACGTGGCGATCGCAACGTTGAGCGAATTAAAATCCCTCGGTATTCAAATCTCCATTGATGATTTTGGCACAGGTTATTCATCTTTAAGTTATCTGGGACAATTGCCTTTCGATATTTTGAAGATTGATCGTTCATTTGTCTCTTCGCTGACACAAGATGCTAAAAATGCGGCAATTACAACCGCGATTCTGCAAATGGCTCAAAGTCTGAATCTAAAAGTCGTTGCGGAAGGAGTGGAAACTGAAGCTGAACTCGCCTTTTTCTATGGGCATCAGTGCGATCAGATTCAGGGTTATTGGTTCAGCCCTCCTTTATCCGCCCCCGCCTTTGAAGAGGTACTCAGTGGTAGCAAACGCCTGCCACTCTCGTCGAGTTGA